CCCTGCCGGACGTCCTCCCACGGGAAGAACGTCATGCTGGTGCCCGGGGTCCCCTCGGCGTCGGCGAAGAAGAAGTGGTAGGTGCCGGGGTCGTCCTGGTTGACCGACCGTTTCACGAGACGCAGGCCGAGCGTCTCGACCCAGAAGTCGATGTTTCGCTGCGGGTCGCCGGCGATACACGTCACGTGGTGAATCCCTGGTGTGGACACTGTCATACACCGGCTACGCGCTCCTCGCACTTGAGTGGGCGCTGACACCGATGTTACCGGGGTCGAGTAACTCTCGGTGGAGTCGCGACTCCAGCGGGCTGTGACATGTTAGTTTCACCCGAACCTGCGGATAGAAATCCCCTCGTACGCACGTCCGATTCCGACGCGGGAAGCGGCTCTCAGTCCGCGCCCTGCTGGAGCTCGTCGTACTTCTCCGCGAAGCGGGCCTCGCAGGACGGACAGCAGAACTGGTAGAGCGAGCCGTCGATACGCGCGGCCGTCCCCTCGCTGTCGACGGTGTTGCCACACTGGGCACAGGAGAGGGCGAACTCCGTCCCGCCGAGGTCGGGCGACCACTCGGCACCGGCCAGCAGCTCCACCTCGAAGTCGGCTATCGCCTCGGTGTCGACCCGGTCCGCGAGCCAGCCCGCGATGTCGTTGTCGGGGACGCGCGCGAACACCACGATATCGGCCTCCGACGTGGTGAAGACGTGTTCGACCGCGTCGGTCCCGAGGAGGGCGTCTCGCAACGCCGCCGGGTCGCTGGCCGCCGTCTCGACCGTGACGAGCACCGGAATCCCCGTCCGGAGCTGGGACCGGTCGATATCGAGCGTGAAGCGGTTGATGACGCCCGCCTCCCGGAGGCGCGCCACCCGGTCGGAGACGGCCGGCGCCGAGAGACCGACCGTGTCGGCGATATCGCTGTAGGGACGCCGGGCGTCCGAGAGCAGTAGCTGCAGTATCTCCATGTCCGTCTCGTCGAGGTCGCGCATGGCCCCACTCTGGCCGTCGCGAAATAAAGCGCTTCGGGTGTTCGAGCTGGGTATCGAAAGCGCCGAGGTCGATTCGGGGACGAAACCGAAGGGACAACGTGTTTGACGCCGGGGGTTCTACGCCCCGGCGTATGACCACGACACTCACCGTCGAAGGGATGAGCTGTGACCACTGCGAGGACAGCGTCGCGGACGCGCTCGCCGACGTCGAAGGTGTCACCGACGTGCGGGTCGACCGCGGGACCGAGTCGGCCGAGGTCGAGGGCGACGCCGACGTGGCCGCGATGGTCGCGGCCGTCGACGAGGCCGGCTACACCGCCCACGCCTGACCACCGGCGGAGACGCTCAGTCGACCGAGAGCTCGACGGCCTCGAAGGAGACCAGCGTGGCCTCGCCGCCGGTCGCCGACAGCGAGACGCCGTCGCTCGCCGGGTCGGGAAAGACGAGGTTCGTGTTCGCGTAGCACCCGCCGTTTCCGAACACCTCGACCGAGCTCCGGTCGACGAGCACCTGTAGCGTAATCGTCCCGTCGGCACGCAGCGGGAGCGGTCCCTCGGCGACCGTGTGGTCGTCGTGGAAGAACGCCCCCGACTCGCTGCGGTCGACGGCGAGTCGCTCGCCGGGAGCGTCGTAGACGATTTCGGTCCGCTGGTCGGCGGAATCGCGGACGCCGAGTGTTACCTGCCGTGCGCTGCCGGGGTCGACGGTCGCCCTGAGTTCGAGGGTCAGGCCGGCGACGCCCTCCGCCGCCAGCGGGTCGTGGTCGGGCGTAATCGACTCGTCGGAAACCGTCGCGAGAGTTGTTCCCCGGAGCGATTCGAGGGCCGGCGCGGGCGACTGGCGGAGCGCGACGCCGTCGTCCGTCCGGGTCAGCGCGAGTTCACGCGGGAACGACTGGGCGCCCGTCCACTCCGTCGTCGGGAGCGACTTCGCGTAGTCCCAGTGGCTCATCCAGGCCAGG
The genomic region above belongs to Halomicroarcula saliterrae and contains:
- a CDS encoding AsnC family transcriptional regulator, giving the protein MRDLDETDMEILQLLLSDARRPYSDIADTVGLSAPAVSDRVARLREAGVINRFTLDIDRSQLRTGIPVLVTVETAASDPAALRDALLGTDAVEHVFTTSEADIVVFARVPDNDIAGWLADRVDTEAIADFEVELLAGAEWSPDLGGTEFALSCAQCGNTVDSEGTAARIDGSLYQFCCPSCEARFAEKYDELQQGAD
- a CDS encoding heavy-metal-associated domain-containing protein, which encodes MTTTLTVEGMSCDHCEDSVADALADVEGVTDVRVDRGTESAEVEGDADVAAMVAAVDEAGYTAHA